A single window of Aphidius gifuensis isolate YNYX2018 linkage group LG1, ASM1490517v1, whole genome shotgun sequence DNA harbors:
- the LOC122860259 gene encoding uncharacterized protein LOC122860259, translating into MENMCCIADCHNTESIDSNDNKNRNLRFYNFPNELEIKKRQLWLNAIRPHMRPCYKMTPKIKICSIHFLNNKKDDDPESPSYIPRLFSSHKKKVLKPKVVSVEKSGPIIKKLKLAHNVKMNDDTNNTNEDVTPIKTPTAPSSTAITPTTITKTAITPTSIIKTAITPTATTKTTTTTTQEVSKIPEVITKQKKNHEYFEELMKIFGNSSEESQTEPLINMKPELICFSCTLKCENGINTAETQAILETQQIETPIIKPQNIINKQNKIIVITKNIENEYCKIQKPLSKVPGFYGYQSLNNNGKFIEFCGVTKNVFMKILPMMPEINYINLNKEDKLMIFLMKLKLGLPFSTLSVLFNIEREYLKQLFITSIKSLRPQLCDYINWPHKAFVRTHLPIIFRDRYINARVIIDIIEVNIDDENNEANGLIEVDGSNQFKVLLGYTPDGYISFKSRIYAGIATDYRIIHNSGLLDQIEESDLVLTRKMYQNLQPFLEDINAGFSCPLQFAEKLLQKQNNNQYLVVKNVANRIDDILRKIKIFRTFKSMPNELFRFTDYIFTVIVGLHNLAFPSCEDYKND; encoded by the exons ATGGAAAATATGTGTTGTATTGCTGATTGTCACAATACTGAGTCAATTgatagtaatgataataaaaatagaaatttaagattttacaattttccAAATgaacttgaaattaaaaaacgacAATTATGGTTAAATGCCATAAGACCACATAT gCGACCTTGTTATAAAATGacaccaaaaataaaaatttgtagtattcattttttgaataataaaaaagatgatgatCCAGAAAGTCCATCATACATACCAAGATTATTTTcaagtcataaaaaaaaagttttaaaaccTAAAGTTGTATCAGTTGAAAAATCTGGtccaattattaaaaaattaaagctagcacataatgtaaaaatgaatgatgatacaaataatacaaatgaagATGTCACACCAATAAAAACACCAACAGCACCATCATCAACAGCAATAACACCAAcgacaataacaaaaacaGCAATAACAccaacatcaataataaaaacagcaATAAcaccaacagcaacaacaaaaacaacaacaacaacaacacaagaAGTATCAAAAATACCAGAAGTAatcacaaaacaaaaaaaaaatcatgaatattttgaagaacttatgaaaatatttggtAATTCATCAGAAGAAAGTCAAACAGAACcattaattaatatgaaaCCAGAATTAATATGTTTTTCATGTACACTTAAATGTGAAAATGGTATAAATACAGCTGAAACACAAGCAATACTAGAAACTCAACAAATAGAAACACCAATAATAAAAcctcaaaatattataaataaacaaaacaagataattgttataacaaaaaatattgaaaatgaatattgtaaaattcaaaaaccATTATCAAAAGTACCTGGTTTTTATGGCTatcaatcattaaataataatggaaaatttattgaattttgtgGTGTtacaaaaaatgtatttatgaaaatattaccAATGATGccagaaattaattatattaatttaaataaagaagataaattaatgatatttttaatgaaacttAAACTTGGTTTACCATTTTCAACATTGTcagtattatttaatattgaacgtGAATATTTAaagcaattatttataacatcaattaaatcattacgTCCACAATTATGTGATTATATTAATTGGCCACATAAAGCATTTGTACGTACACATTTACCAATAATATTTAGAGATAGATATATTAATGCAcgtgttattattgatattattgaagttaatattgatgatgaaaataatgaagcaAATGGTCTCATTGAAGTTGATGGttcaaatcaatttaaagTATTACTTGGCTATACACCAGATGgttatatatcatttaaatcaaGAATATATGCTGGTATTGCAACTGATTATAGAATAATACATAATTCTGGTTTATTAGATCAAATTGAAGAAAGTGATCTTGTATTAACCAGAAAAATGTATCAAAATTTACAGCCATTTCTTGAAGATATTAATGCTGGTTTTTCTTGTCCATTACAATttgctgaaaaattattacaaaaacaaaataataatcagtatcttgttgttaaaaatgttGCTAATCGTATTGATGATAtacttagaaaaattaaaatatttcgtaCATTTAAATCTATgccaaatgaattatttagatttactgattatatatttactgtTATTGTTGGTTTACATAATTTGGCGTTTCCATCATGtgaagattataaaaatgattag
- the LOC122860260 gene encoding serine/arginine-rich splicing factor 7-like, translating to MSTMSRYPSDCKIYVGDLGSSATKQDLEDAFSYYGPLRNVWVARNPPGFAFVEFEDARDADDAVRGLDGRTICGRRARVERSNGKRLRDRGGSRRGAGGRPFHPEDRCYECGERGHYARDCPKHRGSRKRRSYSRSRSRSRTPKRSRSSSRSRSRSRDDRRDDRRKSRSKVRSISKDRSPPPSRRSRSKSASRSRSRKPMNGDRNGNSHQDLNRH from the exons ATGAGCACg ATGTCACGTTATCCCTCCGACTGTAAAATTTACGTCGGTGATTTGGGAAGTAGTGCAACAAAACAAGATCTTGAAGATGCATTTTCTTATTATGGACCATTGAGAAATGTATGGGTTGCACGTAATCCACCTGGTTTTGcatttgttgaatttgaaGATGCAAGAGATGCTGATGATGCTGTACGTGGTCTTGATGGACGTACTATTTGTGGTAGAAGAGCTAGAGTTGAACGTTCAAATGGTAAACGTTTGAGAGATCGTGGTGGATCAAGACGTGGAGCTGGTGGACGACCATTTCATCCAGAAGATCGTTGCTATGAATGTGGTGAACGTGGACATTATGCCAGAGATTGTCCAAAACACAGAGGCAGTCGTAAACGCAG GTCATATTCAAGATCAAGATCACGTTCACGTACACCAAAACGTTCACGTTCATCATCCCGTAGCCGTTCACGTAGTCGTGATGATAGACGTGATGACAGACGTAAGTCACGCAGTAAGGTAAGATCTATATCAAAAGATCGTAGTCCACCACCATCACGTCGATCAAGATCTAAATCAGCATCAAGATCCCGCAGCAG gAAACCGATGAATGGCGATCGCAATGGAAACTCACATCAGGATCTCAAtcgtcattaa
- the LOC122860262 gene encoding receptor-interacting serine/threonine-protein kinase 4-like, which produces MLKEPNSSVSSESSLNDKLNIEKLNISTVDDDLSIETSSSSSNVLNIYLENQNICNWEENYETQSSIESLGSPELISEAGTNTSSGYNSCGNEGIIKSKRDSDTQSSSSTSDSVDLNTSTYKNNKTSNLNNSNNAKKIIIIKEKKKYYDPDDGEKFHKAVRNGDTAVVVELVENGLVQDLNEPDWNVSGDPPLLVAATNHHLSILSLLLANGCDPGARSPRGETALHRAITNGHIGDTHKFVEELLNYGCSAGVKEAGGGLTALHMLTKQLSHAQTLRGLLKNDFDEALKTFELLAKAGAVNDKDHQGRSALHILASSTAFDNNHRQKVESLVKILLDCGADTTLKNDRGETPLHEALEFGALNTADILISKTPTGLISRYGESPLHIAAKKNHTEIVDKLLKHGENSSLQNTEGNSPLHLASARGFHQIVSLLLTSSLNDIEQLNDDGLTALQVAAESGFANTVKVLINSGADPSVIDCTSTVIQHRHPDISKIIHNELTRRQQLAT; this is translated from the exons atgttgaaagaACCAAATTCCAGTGTATCATCAGAATCATCattgaatgataaattaaatattgaaaaattaaatatatcaacagttgatgatgatttaagtattgaaacatcatcatcatcatcaaatgtaCTTAATATTTACCtagaaaatcaaaatatatgtaattgGGAAGAAAATTATGAAACACAAAGTTCAATTGAAAGTCTTGGTAGTCCAGAATTAATAAGTGAAGCTGGTACAAATACATCATCTGGCTATAATTCATGTGGTAATGAaggaataattaaatcaaaaagagACTCAGATACCCAATCATCTTCAAGTACAAGTGATTCTGTTGATTTGAATACatcaacatataaaaataataaaacatctaatttaaataatagtaataatgcaaaaaaaattataataataaaagaaaagaaaaaatattatgatccAGATGATGgtgaaaaatttcataaagcTGTTAGAAATGGTGAtactgctgttgttgttgaactTGTTGAAAATGGATTAGTTCAAGATTTAAATGAACCAGATTGGAATGTATCTGGTGATCCACCACTTCTTGTTGCTGCAACAAATCATCATTTATCAATACtaag tttattattgGCAAATGGATGTGATCCAGGTGCTCGTTCACCAAGAGGTGAAACAGCTCTTCATCGGGCAATAACAAATGGTCATATTGGTGATACACATAAATTTGTtgaagaattattaaattatggaTGTTCAGCTGGTGTTAAAGAAGCTGGTGGTGGTTTAACAGCATTACATATgttaacaaaacaattatcacATGCACAAACTTTACgtggtttattgaaaaatgattttgatgaaGCACTAAAGACATTTGAACTACTTGCTAAAGCTGGAGCAGTTAATGATAAAGATCATCAGGGTAGAAGTGCTCTACATATACTTGCTTCATCAACAGCATttg ataataATCATAGACAAAAAGTTGAGTcacttgttaaaatattattggattGTGGTGCAGATacgacattaaaaaatgacaGAGGTGAAACACCACTTCATGAAGCACTTGAATTTGGTGCATTAAATACAgctgatattttaatatcaaaaacacCAACTGGTTTAATATCACGTTATGGTGAAAGTCCTCTTCATATTGctgctaaaaaaaatcatactgaaattgttgataaattattaaaacatggTGAAAATTCAAGTTTACAAAATACTGAAGGTAATTCACCTCTTCATTTAGCATCAGCACGTGGTTTTCATCAAATTGTATCACTACttttaacatcatcattaaatgacattgaacaattaaatgatgatggtTTAACAGCTCTTCAAGTTGCTGCTGAAAGTGGATTTGCAAATACAGTTAAggtattaataaattctgGTGCTGATCCATCAGTTATTGATTGTACATCAACAGTTATACAACATCGTCATCCTGATATatctaaaattattcataatgaaCTTACGAGACGTCAACAACTTGCAacttaa
- the LOC122860263 gene encoding uncharacterized protein LOC122860263 — translation MLSNMSEVGKKRKLKSENRFSKKCKVTRKISTPSFNKKNNEISYENHDHSIIDCVNDDCLAEIFTYVPVWERPKIALVCQKWKRVLDYSWGSGKKLQLTHWEQAEYPNCLKKYPTPDEKLSFLNSLLYKCGRYLTQLDLTAYGYSDIVPVINKYCPNLVKLRLRFIFDNNKILFSDVFSRLSKLKVLTVIFQYHVRHHSKLYYLIIALESLADTLTDVTLFNWQGDDPCTLDSHPISTPCEFPPSTLRVLRQLKALKRFEFGGIKMSPDVEEYLTNNRTLEVIFYDHYINKDVIKPNQLMSITTLDLLKYKVSDDSLYTIANTMKQLTKLKINWIWITNDGIVAISMMNNLTYLCIFGYNDSIDSSSIILLKNLIYLMLPWSKKINDDLAMKVLENSPKMEMFFVPYTSVTVEFIRKAAEISRNRKQHLTLAVSFIIDEEAYESPYFKIICTTKKTNN, via the exons atgttatcaAATATGAGTGAGGTCggaaaaaaacgtaaattaaAGTCGGAAAATCGGTTTTCTAAAAAATGTAAGGTTACACGTAAAATATCAACACCTTCCTTTAACAAAAAGAATAATGAG atatctTATGAGAATCATGATCATTCAATAATTGATTGTGTTAATGACGATTGTCTGGCTGAAATATTCACGTATGTGCCAGTATGGGAAAGACCTAAAATTGCATTGG TATGTCAAAAATGGAAAAGAGTCCTTGATTATTCTTGGGGTAGTGGCAAAAAACTTCAACTAACTCACTGGGAACAAGCTGAGTATCCAAATTGTTTGAAGAAATATCCAACacctgatgaaaaattaagctttttaaattcattgctTTATAAATGCGGTCGTTATTTAACACAATTAGACTTGACAGCCTATGGTTATAGTGACATTGTGccagttattaataaatattgtccaaACCTCGTCAAACTTCGATTGAGATTCATCTTTGATAACAACAAAATACTATTTAGTGATGTATTTTCACGTCTATCTAAGCTCAAAGTATTAACAGTCATATTCCAATATCATGTGAGACACCACTCTAAGctgtattatttaatcattgcATTGGAATCCCTTGCTGATACATTGACTGATGTGACTCTTTTCAATTGGCAAGGTGACGATCCCTGTACACTTGATAGTCATCCTATTAGTACACCCTGTGAATTTCCACCGAGCACCCTTCGT GTGCTTCGTCAACTAAAGGCTCTGAAACGATTTGAATTTGGTGGTATTAAAATGAGCCCAGATGTCGAAGAGTATCTGACAAATAATCGCACACTagaagttattttttatgatcatTACATAAACAAAGATGTTATTAAGCCAAATCAGTTAATGAGTATAACTACATTGGATTTGTTGAAATACAAAGTTTCAGATGATAGTTTGTATACTATTGCCAATACTATGAAGCAATTAACAAAGCTCAAGATAAATTGGATATGGATAACTAACGATGGTATAGTAGCCATTtcaatgatgaataatttaacatatctTTGTATTTTCGGCTATAATGACAGCATTGATTCTTCATCAATCATATTgcttaaaaatttgatttacttGATGTTACCAtggagcaaaaaaattaatgatgatttagCCATGAAagttcttgaaaattcaccaaagATGGAGATGTTTTTTGTTCCGTATACAAGTGTAACTGTTGAATTTATCAGAAAAGCAGcagaaatatcaagaaatcGAAAACAACATTTAACTTTAGCTGtttcttttataattgatGAAGAAGCATATGAGTCGccatatttcaaaattatttgtacaacaaaaaaaacaaataattga
- the LOC122860264 gene encoding fibroblast growth factor receptor substrate 2, producing MGCVNSRTDINDLHPNIFQVMNVDDLGNLITPGRLEVTDTDIVLYQRGKQPVNWPLRCLRRYGYDSEIFSFESGRRCSTGPGIYAFKCRRADQLFNLVQTNIQVCNNNGDTDTISRDLSITQHSGPTLTRMTIPNEPNYLDPTPIRSNSRLVTRFSHNQHNGIGRLSSAGSSSGPLSPQGTMGSPSPPPMMMPPPPPPPLQQHPSALYVNDEVLSSFTMDLENNNNKNQRRSVQRSCTLSSTTSSIGIASEIPLPPSTTTTIAQYNSDNYQNQPLPPQPPPLSAMASYMNIDISNDASPLSPSHSFSLSTLLRDDNIETDTNHAYMNINPGNENMDTTNLPVTTTITSTTSLSLSSIAAVSTTTTTITPIATISTPTSIVPLTTTTASAATTTTMTKKIKKSRPSLPTLANDYDDGSRHCYANLEPGEIENLRMMIPANTCSNDKSSLPPTTPSSESIKEVNYAILDLDKNNITTNDGNNAIPSPPDSPSNSYPQKGYATIDFNKTAALSHSVNPNVVNDNEGSRKTRHNSTINDLNSPTRQTSSISE from the exons ATGGGTTGTGTCAATAGTCGGACAGACATCAACGATCTTCAtccaaatatatttcaagttatGAATGTTGATGATTTGGGTAATCTGATAACACCTGGTAGACTTGAAGTAACTGATACAGATATTGTATTGTATCAACGTGGTAAACAACCAGTTAATTGGCCATTAAGATGCTTACGTCGTTATGGATATGACTCAGAAATATTTAGCTTTGAATCTGGTAGAAGATGCTCAACTGGTCCTGGTATATATGCATTTAAATGTCGAAGAGctgatcaattatttaatcttgtacaaacaaatattcag gtttgtaataataatggtgATACAGATACAATATCACgtgatttatcaataacacAACATTCTGGTCCAACATTAACAAGAATGACAATACCAAATGAACCAAATTACCTTGATCCAACACCAATAAGATCAAATAGTCGTTTAGTTACACGTTTTTCACACAATCAACACAATGGAATTGGAAGATTAAGTAGTGCTGGTAGTAGTAGTGGACCATTATCACCACAGGGTACAATGGgttcaccatcaccaccaccaatgATGatgccaccaccaccaccgccACCACTTCAACAACATCCGTCCGCTCTTTATGTTAATGATGaagttttatcatcatttacaatggatttagaaaataataataataaaaaccaaaGAAGATCTGTTCAGAGATCATGTACATTGAGTAGTACAACATCAAGTATTGGTATTGCATCTGAAATACCCCTACcaccatcaacaacaacaacaatagcTCAATATAACTCggataattatcaaaatcaacCACTACCACCACAGCCACCACCATTGTCAGCAATGGCATCATATATGAATATTGATATTAGTAATGATGCAAGTCCATTATCACCATCACATAGTTTTTCGTTATCAACATTATTAcgtgatgataatattgagaCTGATACAAACCATGCCTATATGAATATCAATCCAGGTAATGAAAATATGGATACAACTAATTTACCAGTTACAACAACTattacatcaacaacatcgttatcattatcatcaatagcagctgtatcaacaacaacgacaacaatAACACCAATAGCAACAATATCAACACCAACGTCAATTGTACCattgacaacaacaacagcatcagcagcaacaacaacaacaatgactaaaaaaattaaaaaatcacgtCCATCATTACCAACATTAGcaaatgattatgatgatggtTCACGTCATTGTTATGCAAATTTAGAACCTGGCGAAATTGAAAACTTAAGAATGATGATACCAGCTAATACATGTAGcaatgataaatcatcattacCACCAACAACACCATCATCTGAATCAATTAAAGAAGTAAATTATGCTATACTtgatcttgataaaaataatataacaacaaaTGATGGTAATAATGCAATTCCATCACCACCAGATTCACCAAGTAATTCATATCCACAAAAAGGTTATGcaacaattgattttaataaaacagcTGCGTTATCACACTCTGTAAATCCAAatgttgttaatgataatgaagGTTCACGTAAAACAAGGCATAATTCAACTATCAATGATTTAAATTCACCAACAAGACAAACGTCATCAATCagtgaataa
- the LOC122860265 gene encoding venom dipeptidyl peptidase 4-like: MTWNDNIKIAKLMNDTAQPIVMKLKVPITNDFKADVKLSIPPDADLNGSIKYPLLIYGYAGPGSFQVTEEFNVDWGTYLVTNKNFIYAVIDGRGSGRRSNSLLFSVYKNLGTVEIYDQINVTRYLQNKFPFIDEKKTAIWGISYGGYAAGMSMALDDKNTFKCGISVAPVTDWRLYSKQKNNSYSLKIHSTFKILK, from the exons ATGACTTggaatgataatattaaaattgcaaaattaatGAATGACACAGCTCAGCCAATtgtgatgaaattaaaagtacctataacaaatgattttaaagcTGATGTTAAATTATCCATTCCACCAGATGCAGATTTAAATGGCTCAATTAAATATCCTCTTTTAATTTATGg atatgCAGGACCAGGATCTTTTCAAGTTACTGAAGAATTTAACGTTGATTGGGGAACATATTtagtaacaaataaaaattttatttatgctgTAATTGATGGACGTGGATCTGGAAGAAGAAGtaattcattgttattttctgtatacaaaaatttagGAACTGTTGAAATTTATGATCAGATTAATGTTACAAG ataTTTGCAGAATAAATTtccatttattgatgaaaaaaaaactgcaatTTGGGGAATAAGTTATGGAGGATATGCTGCTGGTATGAGTATGGCATtggatgataaaaatacttttaaatgtGGAATTTCAGTTGCTCCAGTAACTGATTGGAGATTATacagtaaacaaaaaaataacagctactcattaaaaattcattcaacattcaaaattttaaaataa